A genome region from Primulina eburnea isolate SZY01 chromosome 9, ASM2296580v1, whole genome shotgun sequence includes the following:
- the LOC140840759 gene encoding uncharacterized protein, which produces MPRKLFSIIKSHIQEHLSGRDSQKPQGQPPRENVPNTTEKPLCKDCDRHHCAKCMWGTFKGFKCGAKGHKAGDCPKLMQPMTGRAYVMHAEQAKPDMTLITGRILLTGTATYTLLESGATYSFISESFVKQLRILPVDVESGFKVIVPYCEHMVSSSMVKDVELKLQKNIIRADLIVLPMPEFDIILGTDWLTLSGATIDFRRRSFSIRSPNGKAFIFEAAQNNPMRHIISCMCAKKLIQNGCQGFLASIVSAPDTDSRSIEDVDVVKDFSDVFPDDISGIPPERRMEFAIESMPGIVPISKAPYQLAPVELKELKDQVQELLDKGFIPIRFSP; this is translated from the coding sequence ATGCCCAGAAAGCTATTCAGCATAATAAAAAGCCATATACAGGAACACCTAAGCGGCCGGGATAGCCAAAAACCACAAGGACAACCACCTAGAGAAAATGTCCCGAATACTACTGAGAAGCCATTGTGCAAGGATTGTGATCGCCATCATTGTGCAAAGTGCATGTGGGGCACATTCAAGGGCTTCAAGTGCGGAGCAAAGGGGCATAAGGCTGGTGATTGTCCAAAGCTTATGCAACCCATGACTGGAAGGGCTTATGTAATGCATGCTGAGCAAGCAAAGCCGGACATGACGCTTATTACAGGACGAATATTGCTAACAGGAACAGCTACCTACACTTTACTAGAATCTGGAGCTACGTATTCTTTCATATCTGAATCTTTCGTGAAACAATTGAGAATCTTACCAGTGGACGTGGAGTCGGGATTCAAAGTTATAGTGCCTTATTGCGAACATATGGTCTCTAGTAGCATGGTTAAGGATGTTGAACTTAAATTGCAAAAGAATATTATACGAGCGGACCTTATAGTACTACCTATGCCCGAGTTTGACATTATTTTAGGTACGGATTGGCTTACGCTGAGTGGGGCTACTATTGATTTTAGGCGGAGGTCATTCTCTATTAGATCACCAAATGGGAAAGCATTTATCTTCGAGGCGGCGCAAAACAATCCAATGCGGCATATTATTTCATGCATGTGTGCGAAGAAGCTTATTCAAAATGGTTGCCAAGGTTTTCTCGCTAGTATTGTATCTGCACCCGACACTGACAGTCGATCAATTGAGGATGTGGATGTTGTCAAGGACTTTTCGGACGTGTTCCCTGACGATATTTCTGGTATCCCACCTGAAAGAAGAATGGAATTTGCTATTGAGTCGATGCCCGGTATAGTGccgatctctaaggcaccatatcAATTAGCACCCGTTGAATTGAAGGAATTAAAGGACCAAGTTCAAGAGCTGTTAGACAAAGGATTTATTCCCATTAGATTCTCTCCATGA